A genomic window from Pantoea alhagi includes:
- the hslV gene encoding ATP-dependent protease subunit HslV encodes MTTIVSVRRNGHVVIGGDGQATLGNTVMKGNVKKVRRLYNDKVIAGFAGGTADAFTLFELFERKLEMHQGHLVKAAVELAKDWRTDRMLRKLEALLAVADENASLIITGNGDVIQPENDLIAIGSGGPYAQAAARAMLENTELSARDITEKALGIAGDICIYTNHNLTIEELASKA; translated from the coding sequence GTGACAACGATAGTAAGTGTACGACGCAACGGCCACGTAGTAATTGGCGGTGATGGCCAGGCTACGCTCGGTAATACCGTAATGAAAGGCAACGTCAAAAAAGTGCGCCGTCTCTACAATGATAAGGTGATTGCGGGTTTTGCTGGCGGTACAGCCGATGCCTTTACACTGTTCGAGCTTTTCGAGCGTAAGCTGGAAATGCATCAGGGCCATTTGGTTAAAGCCGCGGTGGAACTTGCTAAAGACTGGCGAACCGACCGTATGCTGCGCAAACTTGAAGCGCTGCTGGCGGTGGCGGATGAAAACGCCTCGCTGATTATTACCGGCAATGGTGATGTCATCCAACCTGAAAACGATCTGATCGCGATTGGCTCCGGCGGCCCGTACGCCCAGGCGGCAGCACGCGCCATGCTGGAAAATACCGAGCTGAGCGCTCGCGACATTACCGAAAAAGCGTTGGGTATTGCAGGTGATATCTGCATCTACACCAACCACAATCTGACTATTGAAGAATTAGCGTCCAAAGCGTAA
- the ftsN gene encoding cell division protein FtsN, with translation MAQKDYVGRGRSTGTRRKKSNSRSKKRNGSSGVSKIMIGLAVAVLVTFAGGLWFIAHHKKEETPVIPDHKVSGNGLPPKPEERWKYIKELENRQLSVPTPKEPSAGGEVQSQTQLTDEQRQLLEQMQADMRQAPTQLNEVPWNEQTPIQRQQTLQRQQQQLQQQQIQQQRLEQQQRVQQQQIQQQQRLEQQQRLQQQQRAQQQTTQQTHMLPQNGAQQPVNAPKPQENSRVKPQETAKAKAVEKEKSQRWMVQCGSFKGSEQAESIRAQLAFEGFESRITNGGGWNRVVIGPYNSRASADSTLKRLRSSGHSGCIPLAVGG, from the coding sequence GTGGCACAAAAAGATTATGTAGGCCGCGGGCGTTCGACAGGGACGCGTCGCAAGAAAAGTAATAGCCGCAGCAAGAAACGCAACGGCAGCTCTGGTGTTTCAAAAATTATGATAGGGCTGGCGGTAGCGGTGCTGGTGACATTCGCGGGCGGGCTGTGGTTTATCGCTCATCATAAAAAAGAAGAGACGCCGGTTATTCCGGATCACAAAGTCAGCGGAAACGGGTTGCCGCCCAAGCCGGAAGAGCGCTGGAAATATATTAAAGAGCTGGAAAACCGTCAGCTTAGCGTGCCCACGCCAAAAGAGCCTTCCGCCGGCGGCGAAGTGCAGTCGCAGACTCAACTGACCGATGAACAGCGTCAGTTGCTGGAGCAAATGCAGGCCGATATGCGCCAGGCACCGACTCAGCTAAATGAAGTCCCGTGGAATGAACAAACGCCGATACAACGTCAGCAGACGCTACAGCGCCAGCAACAGCAGCTGCAACAACAGCAGATACAGCAGCAGCGCCTTGAGCAACAGCAACGCGTTCAACAGCAGCAAATTCAGCAGCAACAGCGTCTTGAACAGCAGCAACGTTTGCAGCAGCAGCAGCGTGCTCAACAGCAAACCACGCAGCAAACGCATATGCTGCCGCAAAATGGCGCTCAGCAGCCGGTAAATGCGCCGAAACCCCAGGAAAACAGCCGCGTTAAACCGCAGGAAACTGCCAAAGCCAAAGCGGTGGAAAAAGAGAAGTCGCAGCGCTGGATGGTGCAGTGCGGCTCGTTTAAAGGCAGTGAGCAGGCGGAATCGATCCGCGCCCAGCTGGCCTTTGAAGGTTTTGAAAGCCGTATCACTAACGGCGGCGGCTGGAACCGAGTGGTTATCGGGCCCTATAACAGCCGCGCCAGCGCCGACAGCACCCTGAAACGCCTGCGTAGTTCCGGCCATTCAGGCTGTATTCCTCTCGCGGTTGGGGGTTGA
- the cytR gene encoding DNA-binding transcriptional regulator CytR has product MEQNQESTAATMKDVAERAGVSTATVSRALMNPEKVSATTRQKVEQAVIEVGYSPHALARNAKRSESRTILVIVPDICDPFFSEIIRGVEVTAAAEGYLVLIGDCAHQNQQEKTFLSLMLTRQIDGMVLLGSQVPFDTGVEEQRSLPPMVMANEFAPDLELPTVHIDNLTAAFEAVNHLWQLGHRRIACIAGPEEMPLSHYRLQGYIQALRRHGQAIESRYIVRGDFTFEAGAAAFKRLMALPQPPQALFCHNDIMALGAMSQAKSMGLRIPQDLSLVGFDDIELSRYSDPPLTTIAQPRFALGREAMLLLLEQLQGRTVNNGSRLLEFELKLRGSTMHAS; this is encoded by the coding sequence TTGGAGCAGAACCAGGAGTCAACGGCAGCCACCATGAAAGACGTGGCTGAGCGTGCGGGGGTTTCAACCGCCACCGTGTCCCGCGCACTGATGAACCCTGAAAAGGTCTCAGCGACAACCCGCCAAAAGGTTGAACAGGCGGTGATCGAAGTGGGCTACTCCCCTCATGCTCTGGCGCGGAATGCCAAACGCAGCGAATCACGCACTATTCTGGTTATTGTTCCCGATATCTGCGATCCCTTTTTCAGCGAAATCATTCGTGGCGTTGAAGTTACGGCAGCCGCTGAAGGCTATCTGGTGCTGATTGGCGACTGCGCCCATCAGAATCAGCAGGAAAAGACCTTTCTGAGCCTGATGCTGACGCGTCAGATCGACGGCATGGTACTGCTGGGTTCCCAGGTGCCTTTCGATACCGGGGTGGAAGAACAGCGCAGTTTACCGCCGATGGTAATGGCGAATGAATTTGCGCCCGATCTGGAGCTTCCCACGGTTCATATTGATAACCTGACCGCAGCCTTCGAAGCGGTTAATCATTTATGGCAGCTGGGCCATCGCCGCATTGCCTGCATTGCCGGCCCGGAAGAGATGCCGCTCAGCCATTATCGTTTGCAGGGCTATATTCAGGCGCTACGCCGTCATGGACAGGCAATCGAATCACGCTATATTGTGCGTGGCGACTTTACCTTTGAAGCTGGCGCTGCGGCGTTTAAGCGGCTGATGGCTTTACCACAGCCTCCGCAGGCGCTCTTTTGCCATAACGATATTATGGCCCTGGGCGCGATGTCACAGGCGAAAAGCATGGGCCTGCGCATTCCGCAGGACCTCTCTCTGGTCGGCTTTGATGATATTGAGCTTTCGCGTTACAGCGATCCTCCGCTGACTACCATTGCGCAACCGCGCTTCGCTCTGGGTCGGGAAGCGATGCTGCTTTTGCTGGAGCAATTACAGGGCCGTACCGTGAACAACGGCTCACGCCTGCTGGAGTTTGAACTCAAGCTGCGCGGAAGCACAATGCACGCCAGCTAA
- the priA gene encoding primosomal protein N', which translates to MPVAQVALPVPLARQFDYLLPAHLHPVPGGRVRVPFGNRTMIGILVGFSEQSDLPTGQLKSVLETLDSETLFPASLWRILHWAAGYYHYPLGEVLFHALPVLLRQGKPAQETPLWQWFITELGRETAPESLKRAPKQQQALAALRQQPLYRHEITQHELADAALQALRAKGLCDLREHLPARQDWRDSFAVNGERLRLNTEQALAVGAIRSEDEQFAPWLLAGITGSGKTEVYLSVLENVLSRGRQALVLVPEIGLTPQTIARFRARFNAPIDVLHSDLNDSERMAVWLRARQGDNAIVIGTRSALFTPFARPGVIIIDEEHDSSYKQQEGWRYHARDLAVFRAREENIPIVMGSATPALETLHNVQSGKYRQLNLSKRAGNARQATQQLIDLKGVQLQGGLSPALIQRMRLHLQADNQVLLFLNRRGFSPALLCHDCGWIAECQRCDHYYTLHQQQRQLRCHHCDSQRPVPRQCPQCGSTHLVPVGLGTEQLEHNLQSLFPGIPLSRIDRDTTSRKGALEQHLADVFRGGARILIGTQMLAKGHHFPDVTLVSLLDVDGALFSADFRAAERFAQLYIQVAGRAGRAGKQGEVLLQTHHPEHPLLQILLHQGYDAFASQTLSERRSVQLPPFTSHALFRADDHDNQQAAAFLHQLRNLLEASPLRDEPLWIMGPVPALQAKRGGRYRWQLLLQHPSRLQLQQLLKTSLPLISTLPLSRKVKWTLDIDPTES; encoded by the coding sequence ATGCCCGTTGCTCAGGTCGCGCTGCCCGTTCCGCTCGCACGCCAGTTTGATTACCTGCTTCCCGCGCATCTTCACCCGGTGCCTGGCGGGCGCGTTCGCGTGCCCTTTGGTAACCGCACGATGATCGGTATCCTGGTCGGCTTCAGTGAGCAAAGCGATCTGCCCACCGGACAGTTGAAAAGCGTACTGGAAACGCTCGACAGCGAAACGCTGTTTCCTGCTTCGCTATGGCGTATTTTGCACTGGGCCGCCGGGTACTATCACTATCCGCTGGGCGAGGTGCTGTTCCATGCGCTGCCGGTGCTGCTGCGCCAGGGTAAACCGGCGCAGGAGACGCCGCTCTGGCAGTGGTTTATTACCGAACTGGGACGAGAAACCGCGCCGGAAAGCCTGAAGCGCGCGCCAAAGCAGCAGCAGGCGCTGGCCGCATTGCGTCAGCAACCGCTTTATCGCCATGAGATCACTCAACATGAACTGGCAGACGCGGCGCTACAGGCTTTACGTGCCAAAGGTCTGTGCGACCTGCGTGAGCATCTGCCTGCGCGCCAGGACTGGCGTGATAGTTTTGCGGTTAACGGCGAACGACTGCGGCTAAATACAGAGCAGGCGCTGGCGGTTGGCGCGATCCGCAGCGAAGATGAACAATTTGCGCCCTGGCTGCTGGCAGGGATTACTGGCTCAGGTAAAACGGAAGTTTACCTTAGCGTCCTGGAAAACGTGCTAAGTCGCGGACGTCAGGCGCTGGTGCTGGTGCCGGAAATCGGCCTGACGCCGCAAACCATCGCCCGCTTTCGGGCGCGTTTTAACGCCCCGATTGATGTCCTGCACTCCGATCTGAACGACAGCGAACGTATGGCCGTCTGGCTGCGCGCGCGTCAGGGTGATAATGCCATTGTGATCGGCACCCGCTCCGCGCTATTTACGCCCTTTGCCCGCCCGGGCGTCATCATTATTGATGAAGAACATGACAGCTCTTATAAACAGCAGGAAGGCTGGCGTTATCATGCCCGTGACCTGGCGGTGTTCCGGGCGCGTGAAGAAAATATCCCGATCGTGATGGGCTCGGCGACGCCAGCTCTGGAAACGCTGCATAACGTGCAGAGCGGAAAATACCGTCAGCTTAACCTGAGCAAGCGCGCCGGTAATGCGCGCCAGGCGACGCAGCAGCTGATTGATTTAAAAGGCGTCCAGCTGCAGGGCGGCCTGTCGCCCGCGCTGATCCAGCGTATGCGTCTGCATTTACAGGCGGATAATCAGGTGTTGCTGTTTCTTAACCGCCGTGGCTTCTCGCCGGCACTGTTATGCCACGACTGCGGCTGGATTGCTGAATGTCAGCGCTGCGATCACTATTACACGCTCCATCAGCAGCAGCGCCAGCTACGCTGCCACCATTGTGACAGTCAGCGCCCGGTGCCGCGTCAGTGCCCGCAGTGCGGCTCGACGCATCTGGTGCCGGTGGGCCTCGGCACCGAGCAGCTGGAGCATAATCTCCAGAGTTTATTTCCGGGCATTCCGCTCTCGCGTATTGACCGTGACACCACCAGCCGCAAAGGGGCGCTCGAGCAGCATCTGGCCGATGTGTTTCGCGGCGGCGCCCGTATCCTGATTGGTACACAGATGTTGGCGAAAGGGCATCACTTTCCCGATGTAACGCTGGTATCGTTGCTGGATGTGGATGGCGCGCTCTTTTCGGCAGATTTTCGCGCCGCTGAACGCTTTGCCCAACTCTATATTCAGGTTGCCGGACGCGCTGGCCGGGCCGGTAAGCAGGGCGAAGTGCTGCTGCAAACCCATCATCCTGAACATCCGCTACTGCAGATCTTATTGCATCAGGGCTACGATGCGTTTGCCAGCCAGACCTTAAGCGAGCGCCGCAGCGTGCAGCTTCCGCCATTCACCAGCCATGCGCTGTTTCGTGCTGACGATCATGATAATCAGCAGGCGGCGGCCTTTTTACATCAGCTGCGCAACCTGCTGGAAGCCAGTCCGCTACGCGATGAGCCGTTGTGGATTATGGGCCCGGTACCTGCTCTGCAGGCTAAGCGTGGCGGGCGCTATCGCTGGCAACTGCTGCTACAGCACCCTTCCCGCCTTCAGCTACAGCAGCTGCTCAAAACCAGCCTGCCGTTAATCTCCACCCTGCCGCTGTCACGTAAGGTGAAATGGACACTGGATATCGACCCAACGGAAAGCTGA
- the rpmE gene encoding 50S ribosomal protein L31 — MKEGIHPKYVEITATCSCGNVIKTRSTVGHDLNLDVCGKCHPFYTGKQRVVDTGGRVERFNKRFSIPGSK, encoded by the coding sequence ATGAAAGAAGGTATTCATCCTAAGTATGTTGAAATTACTGCAACTTGTTCTTGCGGTAATGTGATCAAAACTCGCTCTACAGTGGGTCACGATCTGAACCTGGACGTGTGCGGTAAATGCCACCCGTTCTACACCGGCAAACAGCGTGTTGTTGATACCGGTGGTCGTGTTGAGCGCTTCAACAAACGCTTCAGCATTCCGGGCAGCAAATAA
- the metJ gene encoding met regulon transcriptional regulator MetJ, with protein sequence MAEWNGEYISPYAEHGKKSEQVKKITVSIPLKVLKILTDERTRRQVNNLRHATNSELLCEAFLHAFTGQPLPDDVDLRKERSDEIPEEAKKIMRELGKDPDTWEY encoded by the coding sequence ATGGCTGAATGGAATGGCGAATATATCAGCCCTTATGCTGAGCATGGTAAGAAGAGCGAGCAGGTCAAAAAAATTACCGTGTCTATTCCGCTGAAAGTGTTAAAAATCCTGACAGATGAACGTACGCGCCGTCAGGTAAACAATCTGCGTCATGCCACTAACAGCGAGCTGTTATGCGAAGCATTTCTGCATGCGTTTACCGGTCAGCCGCTGCCGGACGATGTTGATCTGCGCAAAGAACGCAGCGATGAGATCCCGGAAGAGGCGAAAAAGATTATGCGTGAACTGGGTAAAGATCCTGACACATGGGAATACTGA
- the metB gene encoding cystathionine gamma-synthase, whose amino-acid sequence MTRKQATIAVRSGLNDDEQYGCVVPPIHLSSTYNFTDFNQPRAHDYSRRGNPTRDVVQRALAELEGGAGAVMTNTGMSAIHLVCTLFLKPGDLLIAPHDCYGGSYRLFDSQSKRGAYRVKFVDQGDTQALQAALAEQPKLVLVESPSNPLLRVVDIAAICQAARAAGAISVVDNTFLSPALQNPLALGADLVVHSCTKYLNGHSDVVAGAVIAKDAAVATELAWWANNIGVTGSAFDSYLLLRGMRTLGPRMAAAQRNALEIVMYLQQQPLVKKLYHPSLPQNPGHQHAVRQQRGFGAMLSFELDGDEQRLRRFLKALELFTLAESLGGVESLISHTATMTHAGMSAEARAAAGISDTLLRVSVGIEDHEDLIADLDNAFRVAAED is encoded by the coding sequence ATGACGCGTAAACAGGCAACCATCGCAGTGCGCAGCGGTTTGAATGATGATGAGCAGTATGGCTGCGTTGTCCCTCCGATTCACCTTTCCAGCACCTATAACTTCACTGACTTCAATCAGCCACGCGCTCATGATTACTCGCGTCGCGGTAATCCTACGCGTGATGTCGTACAGCGTGCGCTGGCCGAACTGGAGGGGGGAGCCGGGGCTGTTATGACCAATACCGGTATGTCCGCGATTCATCTGGTCTGTACGCTGTTCCTGAAACCTGGCGATTTGTTGATTGCGCCGCATGACTGCTATGGCGGCAGTTATCGTCTGTTTGACAGCCAAAGCAAGCGCGGCGCCTATCGCGTTAAATTTGTCGATCAGGGCGATACCCAGGCTCTGCAGGCGGCGCTGGCTGAACAGCCGAAACTGGTGCTGGTGGAAAGTCCCAGCAATCCGCTGCTGCGCGTGGTGGATATCGCCGCTATTTGTCAGGCAGCGCGCGCCGCTGGCGCGATAAGCGTGGTGGATAACACTTTTTTAAGCCCCGCTCTGCAAAATCCGTTGGCGCTGGGCGCCGATCTGGTGGTGCACTCCTGTACCAAATATCTCAATGGCCACTCTGATGTGGTGGCTGGCGCAGTGATCGCGAAAGATGCGGCGGTGGCAACCGAACTTGCCTGGTGGGCGAATAATATTGGCGTGACCGGCTCTGCCTTTGACAGCTATTTGCTGTTGCGTGGAATGCGTACCCTTGGCCCGCGTATGGCGGCGGCGCAGCGTAACGCACTGGAGATTGTGATGTATTTGCAGCAGCAGCCGCTGGTGAAAAAACTGTATCATCCCTCTTTGCCGCAGAACCCGGGCCATCAGCATGCGGTACGTCAACAGCGCGGCTTTGGCGCAATGTTAAGTTTTGAACTTGATGGGGACGAACAGCGTCTGCGCCGTTTCCTGAAGGCGCTGGAATTATTTACTCTGGCAGAGTCGCTGGGGGGAGTGGAAAGTTTGATTTCCCATACCGCAACCATGACCCACGCGGGTATGTCGGCAGAAGCGCGTGCGGCGGCAGGGATTTCCGATACCTTACTGCGCGTGTCGGTTGGGATAGAAGATCACGAAGATTTAATCGCCGATCTGGATAATGCATTCCGGGTGGCAGCCGAGGATTAA
- a CDS encoding bifunctional aspartate kinase/homoserine dehydrogenase II: MSISAAAGAPQSRQLHKFGGSSLADVSCYQRVAGIMADYSQPGDLMVVSAAGSTTNQLISWLKLSQTDRLSAHQVQQSLRRYQSDLINGLLAPELAQPLLSRFIQDLEHLAGLLDGKITDAVYAEVVGHGEIWSARLMAAVLQQRDLEACWLDAREFLRAERAAQPQVDEGKSWPLLQQLIAQHAHQRLVVTGFICRNEAGETVLLGRNGSDYSATQIGALAGVSRVTIWSDVAGVYSADPRKVKDACLLPLLRLDEASELARLAAPVLHARTLQPVSNSDIDLQLRCSYQPEQGSTRIERVLASGTGARIVTSHDDVCLIDIEVSAQHDFDALHKEVDHLLKRAQIRPLAMGVHSDRNLLQLCYTSEVVSSVFELLQDAGLPGHLQLREGLALVALVGAGVSRNPLHSHRFWQQINDQPVEFIWQSEDKISLVAVLRVGPTEHLVQGLHQSLFRAEKRIGLMLFGKGNIGSRWLELFAREQKNLSARTGFEFVLAGVVDSRRSLLSYEGLDASRALAFFEDEAIAQDEESLFLWMRAHPYDDLVVLDVTASEALAEQYLDFASHGFHVISANKVAGASGSYQWRQIRDAFAKTGRHWLYNATVGAGLPVNHTVRDLRESGDSILSISGIFSGTLSWLFLQFDGTVPFSELVDQAWQQGLTEPDPRVDLSGQDVMRKLVILAREAGYDIEPDQVRVESLVPAGCEKGSVDHFFENSDALNEQMLQRLEAAQEMGLVLRYVARFDANGKARVGIEAVRPEHPLAALLPCDNVFAIESRWYRDNPLVIRGPGAGRDVTAGAIQSDINRLAQLV; this comes from the coding sequence ATGAGTATTTCAGCCGCAGCGGGAGCGCCGCAGAGCAGGCAGCTGCATAAATTTGGCGGTAGCAGCCTTGCCGATGTCAGCTGTTATCAGCGCGTCGCGGGTATCATGGCCGATTACAGTCAGCCGGGCGATTTAATGGTGGTCTCAGCCGCTGGCAGCACCACTAACCAGCTGATTAGCTGGCTAAAGCTCAGCCAGACCGATCGCTTATCGGCCCATCAGGTACAGCAGAGCTTGCGTCGTTATCAGTCCGATCTAATCAACGGCCTGCTCGCGCCGGAGTTAGCTCAGCCGCTGCTGAGCCGCTTTATTCAGGATCTGGAGCACCTGGCCGGATTGCTGGATGGAAAAATTACCGACGCCGTTTATGCCGAGGTAGTCGGGCACGGTGAGATCTGGTCGGCGCGGCTGATGGCGGCAGTGCTGCAGCAACGCGATCTGGAAGCGTGCTGGCTGGACGCCCGCGAGTTTTTACGCGCCGAGCGGGCGGCACAGCCGCAGGTTGATGAAGGAAAGTCCTGGCCGCTGTTGCAGCAGCTGATCGCGCAGCATGCGCATCAGCGTCTGGTGGTTACCGGCTTTATCTGTCGCAATGAGGCAGGTGAAACGGTGCTGTTGGGGCGTAACGGCTCTGACTATTCAGCAACGCAAATCGGTGCGCTGGCGGGTGTAAGCCGTGTCACCATCTGGAGCGATGTCGCCGGGGTCTACAGCGCCGATCCGCGTAAAGTAAAAGATGCTTGTCTGCTGCCGCTGCTGCGACTGGATGAAGCCAGCGAGCTGGCGCGTCTGGCAGCGCCGGTACTGCATGCCCGCACGCTGCAGCCGGTTTCCAACAGCGATATCGATTTACAGCTGCGCTGCAGCTATCAGCCTGAGCAGGGATCGACGCGCATTGAGCGTGTGCTGGCTTCCGGCACCGGCGCGCGTATTGTGACCAGTCATGACGATGTTTGCCTGATCGATATTGAAGTGTCGGCGCAGCACGATTTCGATGCGCTGCATAAAGAAGTCGATCATCTGCTGAAACGCGCGCAGATTCGTCCGCTGGCCATGGGCGTGCATAGCGATCGCAACCTGTTACAGCTCTGCTATACCTCCGAAGTGGTGAGCAGCGTGTTTGAACTGCTGCAGGATGCCGGGTTGCCGGGCCATCTGCAGCTACGCGAAGGGCTGGCGCTGGTGGCACTGGTTGGCGCGGGCGTCAGCCGTAACCCGCTGCACAGCCATCGTTTCTGGCAGCAAATTAACGATCAACCGGTAGAGTTTATCTGGCAGTCGGAAGATAAAATCAGCCTGGTGGCGGTGCTGCGTGTTGGCCCGACGGAACATTTGGTTCAGGGGCTGCATCAGTCGCTGTTCCGCGCGGAAAAACGTATTGGCCTGATGCTGTTTGGCAAAGGAAATATCGGTTCGCGCTGGCTGGAGCTGTTTGCCCGGGAGCAGAAAAATCTCTCGGCGCGCACCGGTTTTGAATTTGTGTTGGCGGGTGTGGTGGACAGCCGTCGCAGTCTGCTGAGCTATGAAGGGCTGGATGCCAGCCGCGCGCTGGCTTTCTTTGAAGATGAAGCAATCGCACAGGATGAAGAGTCTCTGTTCCTGTGGATGCGGGCGCATCCTTACGATGACCTGGTGGTGCTGGATGTGACCGCCAGCGAAGCGCTGGCTGAACAATATCTTGATTTCGCCAGTCACGGTTTTCATGTGATTAGCGCCAACAAAGTGGCCGGCGCGTCAGGCAGCTATCAGTGGCGTCAGATCCGTGACGCATTTGCGAAAACCGGGCGTCACTGGCTATATAACGCCACGGTGGGCGCAGGGCTGCCGGTCAACCATACGGTGCGCGATCTGCGGGAAAGCGGCGACAGCATTCTGTCGATCAGCGGCATCTTCTCCGGCACGCTCTCCTGGCTGTTCCTGCAGTTTGACGGTACGGTGCCGTTCAGCGAACTGGTCGATCAGGCGTGGCAGCAGGGTTTAACCGAGCCGGATCCCCGCGTTGATCTCTCTGGTCAGGATGTAATGCGTAAGCTGGTTATCCTGGCGCGTGAGGCGGGCTACGATATTGAACCGGATCAGGTACGCGTTGAGTCGCTGGTGCCAGCGGGCTGCGAAAAAGGTTCTGTCGATCACTTTTTCGAGAACAGCGATGCGCTAAACGAACAGATGCTACAGCGTCTGGAAGCGGCACAGGAGATGGGGCTGGTATTGCGTTACGTCGCGCGTTTTGATGCTAACGGCAAAGCGCGTGTGGGTATCGAGGCGGTGCGTCCGGAACATCCGCTGGCGGCGCTGCTGCCGTGCGATAACGTCTTTGCCATTGAAAGCCGCTGGTATCGCGATAATCCGCTGGTGATCCGCGGGCCGGGTGCGGGACGTGATGTGACGGCGGGTGCGATTCAGTCTGATATTAATCGGCTGGCGCAGCTGGTGTAA
- the metF gene encoding methylenetetrahydrofolate reductase, producing MSFFHANQREALNQSLAELNGRINVSFEFFPPRTSEMEETLWSSIDRLSSLKPKFVSVTYGANSGERDRTHSIIKGIKERTGLEAAPHLTCVDATRDELRTIARDYWENGIRHIVALRGDLPPGGGKPELYATDLVALLKEVGDFDISVAAYPEVHPEAKSAQADLINLKRKIDAGANRAITQFFFDVESYLRFRDRCVATGIDVEIVPGILPVSNFKQLQRFAAMTNVRVPGWMNSMFAGLDDDPETRKMVGANVAMDMVKILSREGVKDFHFYTLNRAEMSYAICHTLGVRPAAQLVA from the coding sequence ATGAGTTTCTTTCACGCCAACCAGCGCGAAGCGCTGAACCAGAGCCTGGCAGAACTGAACGGGCGGATTAATGTTTCATTTGAATTTTTTCCGCCGCGCACCAGTGAAATGGAAGAGACGCTGTGGAGTTCTATCGATCGGCTCAGTAGCCTGAAGCCAAAGTTCGTCTCCGTTACCTACGGCGCGAATTCAGGGGAACGCGATCGTACCCACTCTATCATCAAGGGCATCAAAGAGCGCACCGGACTGGAAGCGGCGCCGCATCTGACCTGCGTTGACGCCACCCGGGATGAGCTGCGTACTATCGCCCGGGACTACTGGGAAAATGGCATCCGCCATATTGTCGCGCTACGCGGAGATCTGCCGCCAGGCGGAGGCAAGCCAGAACTGTATGCGACCGATCTGGTGGCGCTGCTCAAAGAGGTCGGTGACTTTGATATCTCCGTCGCTGCCTATCCTGAAGTGCATCCGGAAGCGAAAAGCGCTCAGGCAGATCTGATTAACCTGAAACGTAAAATCGATGCGGGTGCTAACCGCGCCATTACGCAGTTTTTCTTTGATGTGGAAAGTTATCTGCGTTTTCGCGACCGCTGCGTAGCGACCGGCATTGATGTAGAGATCGTACCTGGCATTCTGCCGGTTTCTAACTTTAAACAGCTGCAGCGCTTTGCCGCCATGACCAACGTTCGCGTACCGGGCTGGATGAACAGCATGTTTGCCGGACTGGACGACGATCCGGAAACGCGCAAAATGGTGGGCGCCAATGTGGCGATGGACATGGTAAAAATTCTTAGCCGTGAAGGCGTTAAGGATTTCCACTTTTATACGCTGAACCGCGCTGAAATGAGCTACGCCATTTGCCATACGCTGGGCGTGCGCCCGGCAGCGCAGCTGGTTGCCTGA